A region from the Citrobacter koseri ATCC BAA-895 genome encodes:
- the flgL gene encoding flagellar hook-associated protein FlgL, which produces MRISTQMMYQQNMRGITNSQAEWMKYGEQMSTGKRVINPSDDPIAASQAIVLAQAQAQNSQYALARTFATQKVSLEENVLSQVTAAIQTAQEKIVYAANGTLSDDDRASLASDLQGIRDQLMNLANSTDGNGRYIFAGYKTEKAPFDQANGDYSGGTENITQQVDASRTMVIGHTGDQIFNRITSNAVPEPDNSASETSLFAMLDTAIAALKTPVADDDVKKAEAAAAIDKTNRGLKNSLNNVLTVRAELGTQLSELDSLDSLGSERALGQAQQMSDLVDVDWNAAISSYVMQQAALQASYKAFSDMQGMSLFQLNR; this is translated from the coding sequence ATGCGTATCAGTACCCAGATGATGTACCAGCAGAATATGCGTGGTATCACCAATTCCCAGGCTGAATGGATGAAGTACGGTGAGCAGATGTCCACCGGTAAGCGCGTGATTAATCCGTCTGACGATCCTATTGCCGCTTCTCAGGCTATCGTACTCGCTCAGGCCCAGGCTCAGAACAGTCAGTATGCGCTGGCACGTACCTTTGCCACTCAGAAAGTGTCGCTGGAAGAAAACGTGCTAAGTCAGGTGACAGCTGCAATTCAAACTGCGCAGGAAAAAATCGTTTACGCCGCTAACGGCACCTTAAGCGATGATGACCGCGCCTCGCTGGCGAGCGATCTACAGGGGATTCGCGATCAGTTAATGAACCTGGCCAACAGTACCGACGGCAACGGTCGTTACATTTTCGCAGGCTATAAAACTGAAAAAGCGCCGTTTGATCAGGCAAATGGCGACTATAGCGGCGGCACTGAAAACATCACCCAGCAGGTTGATGCTTCGCGTACGATGGTGATTGGTCATACGGGCGATCAGATTTTTAATCGTATTACCAGTAATGCCGTACCGGAGCCTGATAACAGCGCTTCAGAAACCAGCCTGTTTGCGATGCTGGATACAGCCATTGCAGCGCTGAAAACGCCGGTTGCTGACGATGATGTGAAGAAGGCGGAAGCTGCTGCGGCGATTGATAAAACAAACCGTGGCCTGAAAAACTCCCTTAATAACGTCCTGACCGTTCGTGCGGAACTGGGAACGCAATTGAGTGAGCTGGATTCCCTGGATTCATTGGGAAGTGAGCGCGCGCTGGGTCAGGCACAGCAGATGAGCGATCTGGTCGATGTGGACTGGAACGCGGCCATCTCGTCGTATGTAATGCAACAGGCTGCGTTACAGGCGTCCTATAAAGCGTTTAGCGATATGCAAGGAATGTCTCTGTTTCAGTTGAACAGATAG